In Variovorax paradoxus, a single genomic region encodes these proteins:
- a CDS encoding MarR family winged helix-turn-helix transcriptional regulator — translation MTEAAFPTDPDAWRQTHLGRLLGHAMRRFDERVLELMAHDVDVPLALSNLAARAQVSAAHIHITRHLAREGSRLTELAERAGMTKQAMGALVDQCEAWGLVTRGPDPLDARARRVLFTADGLAWLDAFHGAVTQAEREFRSSVGNDIATVVTIGLEAYTAG, via the coding sequence ATGACCGAAGCCGCCTTTCCCACCGATCCCGACGCATGGCGGCAGACCCACCTGGGCCGCCTGCTGGGCCATGCGATGCGCCGCTTCGACGAGCGCGTGCTGGAGCTGATGGCGCACGACGTGGACGTGCCGCTGGCGCTGTCGAACCTTGCGGCGCGCGCGCAGGTGAGCGCGGCGCACATCCACATCACGCGGCACCTGGCGCGCGAGGGCTCGCGCCTCACCGAACTGGCCGAGCGCGCCGGCATGACCAAGCAGGCGATGGGCGCCTTGGTGGATCAGTGCGAGGCCTGGGGCCTGGTCACGCGCGGGCCCGACCCGCTCGACGCGCGGGCGCGCCGCGTGCTGTTCACGGCCGACGGACTGGCCTGGCTCGACGCCTTCCACGGCGCGGTGACGCAGGCCGAGCGCGAGTTCCGCAGCAGCGTGGGCAACGACATCGCCACCGTGGTAACCATCGGACTGGAAGCCTATACAGCGGGCTAG